A genomic stretch from Antarcticibacterium flavum includes:
- a CDS encoding bile acid:sodium symporter family protein translates to MRPNKFILSLLGSIILAYFFPTALSSLPLGLITDIGIGFIFFFYGLKMAPAELKEGFLNYPSHILIQATTFLIFPLLTLAFAPLFEEGTGSDLWLALFFLGVLPSTVSSSVVMVAIAKGNLPTAIFNASISGLIGTLATPLLLSVFMDSTAGFDFLNIILKLVYQIVLPLMAGLFLQNYLGVWARRHSSKLSLFDKAVIVLIVFSSFSNSFNSGLFSSVGILDLIKLFGIVVVLFFLVYWLVGYLAKLFNFGLKDSITAKFCGTKKSLVHGSVMVKIIFGSSASVGLFLLPIMLYHILQLLVVAIFAENYRQKWLKAEAAKRT, encoded by the coding sequence GTGAGGCCTAATAAGTTCATCCTTTCCCTGCTGGGTTCCATTATCCTGGCCTACTTCTTTCCCACAGCTTTAAGCAGCTTACCGCTGGGGCTGATCACAGATATAGGGATTGGCTTTATTTTCTTTTTTTACGGGCTCAAAATGGCTCCAGCCGAGTTAAAGGAAGGGTTTCTCAATTATCCTTCCCACATCCTTATACAGGCTACTACCTTTTTGATCTTTCCACTGCTCACCCTTGCCTTTGCACCATTGTTTGAAGAAGGCACCGGCAGTGATCTCTGGCTGGCATTGTTCTTCCTTGGGGTGCTGCCCTCTACAGTGTCATCTTCTGTAGTAATGGTAGCAATTGCGAAAGGTAATTTGCCAACGGCGATATTTAATGCCAGTATTTCCGGTTTAATAGGGACCCTGGCAACTCCCCTGTTATTGAGTGTTTTTATGGACTCCACAGCCGGTTTTGATTTTCTCAATATTATCCTAAAACTCGTCTATCAAATCGTGCTGCCCTTAATGGCGGGGTTATTCCTTCAAAATTATTTAGGGGTGTGGGCCAGAAGGCACAGCAGCAAACTTTCCCTGTTTGATAAGGCGGTAATTGTTCTAATAGTATTTTCCAGCTTCAGCAATTCCTTTAACTCCGGCCTCTTTAGTTCTGTAGGGATTCTGGATCTTATAAAACTATTTGGAATCGTGGTAGTCCTTTTTTTCCTGGTTTACTGGCTGGTAGGCTATCTGGCCAAATTGTTTAATTTCGGCTTAAAAGACAGTATTACCGCTAAATTCTGCGGAACCAAGAAGTCCCTTGTTCATGGCTCTGTCATGGTGAAGATCATCTTTGGCAGCAGCGCCAGCGTAGGATTATTTCTTTTACCTATTATGCTCTACCATATCCTCCAGTTACTGGTAGTGGCTATTTTTGCTGAAAACTACAGGCAAAAATGGCTTAAAGCTGAAGCAGCCAAAAGAACCTAA
- a CDS encoding acyl-CoA thioesterase, whose product MKEKFKKITASQVTISELMLPSHSNFNGKIHGGYILRLLDQIAFACASKHSGVYCVTASVDTVDFLNPIEIGELVTMKASVNYVGRSSMVIGIRVEAENIQTGAVKHCNSSHFTMVAKDEEGRSVQVPGLILETDDDIRRFVKSIKRGANKKKRRNEFQATDFASAEYIHLLEEHNVKLEM is encoded by the coding sequence ATGAAAGAAAAATTTAAGAAAATAACGGCTTCGCAGGTAACCATTTCAGAATTAATGCTTCCCTCCCATTCCAACTTTAACGGAAAGATCCACGGAGGCTACATCTTAAGGCTCCTTGACCAGATTGCATTTGCCTGCGCCTCCAAACACTCCGGGGTGTATTGCGTAACCGCCAGTGTAGATACAGTGGACTTTTTAAATCCTATTGAGATTGGGGAGCTGGTAACTATGAAGGCTTCAGTGAACTACGTTGGCAGGAGTTCTATGGTTATTGGAATAAGGGTGGAAGCAGAGAATATACAAACAGGTGCCGTGAAGCACTGCAACTCCTCTCACTTTACGATGGTGGCCAAGGATGAGGAAGGAAGATCTGTACAGGTGCCGGGATTGATCCTGGAAACAGATGATGACATAAGGAGATTTGTAAAAAGCATAAAACGCGGTGCCAATAAAAAGAAACGCCGCAATGAGTTCCAGGCAACAGATTTCGCTTCAGCAGAATATATACACCTTCTGGAGGAGCATAATGTAAAGCTGGAAATGTAG
- a CDS encoding 6-phosphogluconate dehydrogenase, which yields MKKTLFIILGSLLLLYLAYFAFVYFVPYSEGTRTGELIKFSRKGVIYKTWEGEISQGISGAQIFEFTVLGGNKEAIEALRQNEGNYVKLTYVERYATFLFWGDTKYFIEKVEEARSPHFRDR from the coding sequence ATGAAGAAAACACTGTTTATAATTCTTGGCAGCCTTTTGCTCCTGTACCTGGCATACTTCGCCTTTGTCTATTTTGTGCCTTATAGTGAAGGGACTCGTACAGGGGAGTTGATAAAATTCAGCAGGAAAGGAGTGATCTACAAGACCTGGGAAGGAGAGATAAGCCAGGGAATAAGCGGCGCCCAGATCTTTGAGTTCACTGTACTTGGAGGGAATAAGGAAGCTATAGAGGCCCTGCGGCAGAATGAAGGAAATTATGTAAAACTTACCTATGTGGAAAGATATGCGACCTTCCTGTTCTGGGGAGATACTAAATATTTTATAGAAAAAGTTGAAGAGGCCAGGTCGCCTCATTTTAGAGATAGATAA
- a CDS encoding serine hydrolase domain-containing protein: MKMYKLFTICFVMITSLLQAQDYFPANGEWEERDASQFKINKERLSRAVDFAEGNEYTGSRDLRQAILKGFEQEPFHEISGPTKKRGGPAGMIIKDGYVISSWGDTQRVDMTFSVTKSFLSTTGLLALQEGLIANAGEKVAQYVWDGTFDGEHNSKVTWQHLLDQTSDWSGNLWGGYDWADRPPSTGGLDDWRNRQLNEPGTVFEYNDVRVNLLAYSLLQVWRQPLPKVLKERIMDPIGASPTWRWFGYENAWVDIDGLKMQSVTGGGHSGGGLFINTEDMARFGLLFARNGKWEGEQLLSEELIEEAIQASPANENYGYMWWLNQKGSRHWEGLPEHIFYAAGFGGNFIIIDREQDLVIVTRWLEPSKIAEFTKLVYEAL; encoded by the coding sequence ATGAAGATGTATAAACTATTTACGATCTGCTTTGTAATGATCACCTCCCTGCTGCAGGCGCAGGATTATTTCCCTGCCAATGGCGAATGGGAAGAAAGGGATGCCTCTCAATTTAAGATCAATAAGGAACGGCTTTCCCGGGCTGTAGATTTTGCTGAAGGAAATGAATACACAGGTTCCAGAGACCTAAGACAGGCGATCCTTAAGGGCTTTGAGCAGGAACCTTTCCACGAGATCTCCGGCCCCACGAAGAAACGCGGAGGCCCTGCAGGAATGATCATTAAGGATGGCTACGTGATAAGCAGCTGGGGAGACACGCAAAGGGTGGATATGACCTTTAGCGTTACCAAGAGTTTTCTTTCCACCACGGGCTTGCTGGCATTGCAAGAAGGGCTTATAGCAAATGCCGGGGAGAAAGTAGCTCAATATGTCTGGGACGGCACCTTTGACGGGGAGCATAACAGCAAGGTGACCTGGCAACACCTTCTGGATCAAACCTCAGACTGGAGCGGGAATTTATGGGGAGGATATGACTGGGCAGACAGGCCGCCTTCCACAGGAGGACTGGACGATTGGAGGAACAGGCAGCTCAATGAACCGGGTACTGTATTTGAATATAACGATGTGCGGGTGAACCTACTCGCCTATTCCCTTTTACAGGTTTGGCGGCAACCTTTGCCAAAAGTGCTTAAAGAGAGAATTATGGACCCCATAGGAGCTTCACCTACCTGGCGGTGGTTTGGTTATGAGAACGCCTGGGTAGATATCGACGGACTTAAAATGCAGTCGGTTACGGGTGGTGGACACTCCGGCGGCGGACTTTTTATCAATACTGAAGATATGGCCAGGTTCGGTCTGCTATTCGCACGTAACGGAAAATGGGAAGGGGAGCAGTTGCTTTCCGAAGAACTTATCGAAGAAGCCATACAAGCCTCCCCCGCAAATGAAAATTACGGCTATATGTGGTGGCTCAACCAAAAAGGCAGCAGGCACTGGGAAGGATTGCCGGAACATATTTTTTACGCTGCAGGCTTTGGCGGCAATTTTATCATCATTGACCGGGAACAAGATCTCGTGATCGTAACAAGATGGCTGGAACCTTCCAAAATTGCTGAATTTACTAAACTGGTCTACGAGGCCCTATAA
- the rmuC gene encoding DNA recombination protein RmuC, which yields MTDSLLILLISLFTLALGFFLGNLISALKHKAKSATSTEQNLQLKLQLEESNDLFTRLLDENKNERAAEKKEAETQLEKMENEREIIRKDRDFLSNELTRRNSEYENLQQKNLEIRKEIEELQKKFETQFENLANRILEEKSQKFTSLNKENLQNLLDPLSEKIKSFEEKVNKNNVDFIDRHAQLGQYLKILNEQSVKISEEANNLTKALKGENKTQGNWGELILEKVLEKSGLEKDREYFVQKAYTDEEGNRFLPDVIIHLPNERKMVIDSKVSLVAYEKYANEDEPGNKSRHLKDHIRSLHTHISQLSSKKYEDIYKTTSPDFVLMFIPVEPALYLAQNEDNSFFYTAFQKNILLVSPTTLLSTLRTIDTLWSNEKQQRNAIEIAAHASSLYHKFKILLDDLEDVGKKLKSTGNAYETAMKKLTGKQNLVKDIDKLEELGISPKQKIGQKWLLEASENSGDETLN from the coding sequence ATGACAGATTCGTTGCTTATTCTCCTCATCTCCCTTTTTACCCTGGCCCTGGGATTCTTCCTTGGCAACCTTATTTCAGCTTTAAAACATAAGGCGAAATCGGCAACATCTACAGAACAGAACCTTCAGCTAAAACTTCAGCTGGAAGAATCTAACGATCTATTTACCAGATTATTAGACGAAAATAAAAATGAAAGGGCAGCAGAGAAAAAAGAAGCTGAAACCCAGCTTGAAAAAATGGAGAATGAGCGCGAAATAATAAGAAAGGACAGGGATTTTTTAAGCAATGAACTCACCCGCAGGAATTCGGAGTACGAGAACCTTCAGCAAAAAAACCTGGAGATAAGGAAAGAAATTGAGGAACTTCAGAAGAAATTCGAAACTCAGTTTGAAAATCTTGCCAACCGTATCCTGGAAGAAAAATCCCAGAAATTTACGAGTCTCAACAAGGAGAACCTTCAGAATCTATTAGATCCTTTAAGCGAGAAGATCAAAAGTTTTGAGGAAAAGGTAAATAAGAATAATGTAGATTTTATTGATAGGCATGCACAGCTGGGACAGTATCTTAAAATCCTCAATGAGCAAAGCGTGAAGATAAGCGAGGAGGCGAACAATCTTACAAAAGCATTAAAAGGGGAAAACAAGACCCAGGGGAACTGGGGAGAATTGATCCTTGAAAAAGTACTGGAAAAAAGCGGACTCGAGAAGGACCGGGAATATTTTGTACAGAAGGCCTATACAGATGAGGAGGGAAATAGGTTTCTTCCAGATGTGATCATCCACCTGCCCAATGAGCGAAAAATGGTGATAGATTCCAAAGTCTCTCTTGTGGCATATGAAAAATATGCCAATGAAGATGAACCCGGAAATAAAAGCAGGCATCTTAAGGATCATATTAGATCGCTCCACACCCACATATCCCAGCTTAGTAGCAAAAAATACGAGGACATCTATAAGACCACCTCGCCAGATTTTGTTTTGATGTTCATCCCTGTTGAACCGGCATTGTACCTGGCCCAGAATGAGGATAATTCCTTCTTCTATACAGCCTTTCAAAAGAATATCCTGTTGGTAAGCCCCACTACCCTGCTGTCTACCTTAAGAACCATCGATACGCTATGGAGCAATGAGAAGCAGCAGCGAAACGCCATTGAGATCGCTGCCCATGCCTCCTCCCTCTATCATAAGTTCAAGATCCTGCTGGATGACCTGGAAGATGTGGGGAAGAAATTAAAATCCACCGGGAACGCTTATGAAACGGCGATGAAGAAACTTACCGGCAAACAAAATCTTGTGAAGGATATAGACAAACTGGAAGAACTGGGAATCTCGCCCAAACAAAAAATAGGACAAAAATGGCTGCTGGAAGCCTCAGAGAATTCCGGGGATGAAACTTTGAATTAA
- a CDS encoding ABC transporter ATP-binding protein: MPFLDIKTATSHIVLRTQNLNIGYRDKTEETLIASAIDLELYEGELTAIIGINGVGKSTLLRSLSGVQEMLAGEVYINQNKLKDISPGELAQSISVVLTEQPVSRNLTVFELIALGRQPYTNWIGTLTQEDRQQINYALQLVGIEDLQHKKCYELSDGQLQKVLIGRALAQDTPLVVLDEPTTHLDIYHQAYVLKLLKNLTVKTKKSILFSTHEINLALQLCDKIILMEKGRVTIGTPTELVEKNMFAEMFPDDLIIFDRETRSFRINIENGES, translated from the coding sequence ATTCCTTTTTTAGATATCAAAACAGCAACCTCACATATCGTCCTCCGAACGCAAAACCTTAATATAGGTTACAGGGATAAGACTGAAGAAACCCTTATCGCCTCTGCCATAGACCTGGAATTATATGAAGGGGAGCTTACAGCGATCATTGGGATCAACGGGGTTGGGAAATCTACCTTGCTTAGGAGCCTTAGCGGGGTACAGGAAATGCTTGCTGGAGAGGTATACATCAATCAAAATAAGCTTAAGGACATTTCCCCGGGAGAACTGGCGCAGTCCATAAGTGTGGTGCTTACAGAACAGCCCGTTTCAAGGAATTTGACGGTTTTTGAACTTATAGCCCTGGGGAGACAACCCTATACCAACTGGATTGGAACTTTAACGCAGGAAGACAGGCAACAAATAAATTATGCCCTGCAACTTGTAGGAATTGAGGATCTACAGCATAAAAAATGTTATGAGCTTAGTGACGGGCAATTGCAAAAGGTACTTATTGGCAGGGCTTTAGCCCAGGATACCCCTTTAGTAGTACTGGATGAACCCACCACCCACCTGGATATCTACCACCAGGCCTATGTATTAAAACTGCTGAAGAACCTTACTGTGAAGACCAAAAAGAGCATTCTTTTTTCAACTCACGAGATCAACCTTGCCTTACAGCTTTGCGACAAGATCATCCTTATGGAAAAAGGCAGGGTAACCATAGGAACCCCTACAGAACTGGTAGAAAAGAATATGTTTGCTGAAATGTTTCCGGATGACCTTATAATCTTCGACAGGGAAACCCGCTCATTCCGTATCAATATCGAAAATGGGGAAAGCTAA
- a CDS encoding iron ABC transporter permease translates to MPRPKNYNLVLLLLFLAVILFSLLNLGLGSVNIPLEDILATFFGGEVKRESWRYILLEFRLPKVFTAILTGSGLAVSGLLMQTLFRNPLAGPYVLGLSSGASLGVALILMGAYLFGGVATAFLLSKWSLVIAASLGSLLVLIAVLLASAKLRDTMAILIIGLMFASLTAAVVSVLAYFSPAAQLQQYVFWSFGSLGNLSWEEVIILSLFWFIGILLSITSIKNLNTLLLGEQYARSLGVNISRNRLIIIIATSLLAGSITAFAGPIAFVGLAVPHLIRQVIPVNDHRILLPAVIMGGAILMLVCDIGAQMPGSQFTLPINAITSLVGAPVVIWLLVRKRKFLF, encoded by the coding sequence ATGCCCCGTCCAAAAAATTATAACCTTGTCCTGTTGCTACTTTTCCTGGCGGTTATACTTTTTTCACTTCTCAACCTTGGACTGGGATCTGTCAATATTCCTTTGGAAGATATCCTGGCCACCTTTTTTGGCGGAGAAGTGAAAAGGGAGAGTTGGAGGTATATATTACTGGAATTCAGGCTGCCAAAGGTTTTTACAGCTATTCTCACAGGCTCCGGCCTGGCAGTAAGTGGGCTGCTTATGCAAACCCTTTTCAGGAATCCCCTGGCCGGACCCTATGTTTTGGGGTTAAGTAGCGGGGCGAGCCTGGGGGTGGCTTTGATATTAATGGGAGCATACCTCTTTGGCGGGGTCGCCACCGCCTTCCTGCTTTCTAAATGGAGCCTGGTGATCGCGGCAAGCCTGGGCAGCCTCCTGGTATTGATCGCCGTTCTACTGGCATCTGCAAAATTACGGGATACAATGGCCATCCTGATCATCGGACTTATGTTCGCAAGTTTGACGGCTGCAGTAGTAAGCGTATTGGCATATTTTAGCCCAGCCGCCCAATTACAGCAGTATGTTTTCTGGTCATTTGGAAGCCTTGGAAATCTTTCCTGGGAGGAGGTTATAATTCTTTCTTTGTTCTGGTTTATAGGCATATTACTATCAATCACTTCAATTAAAAATTTAAATACTCTTCTCCTTGGCGAGCAATATGCCCGGAGCCTTGGGGTGAACATTAGCCGCAACAGGCTTATAATTATTATTGCCACCAGCTTGCTTGCAGGAAGCATTACTGCCTTTGCAGGGCCCATTGCATTTGTAGGCCTGGCAGTCCCTCATTTAATTAGACAGGTGATCCCGGTGAATGACCACAGGATCCTTTTGCCCGCGGTTATTATGGGAGGGGCCATCCTTATGCTGGTTTGTGATATTGGAGCACAAATGCCCGGCAGCCAGTTCACCCTGCCTATTAACGCAATTACATCCCTGGTGGGAGCCCCGGTAGTGATCTGGCTTTTGGTGAGAAAACGTAAATTCCTTTTTTAG
- a CDS encoding ABC transporter substrate-binding protein: MEIKYAKGFSIEKYDGYDFLIIKDPWPDADKTYRYLLLKEGTTAPANLAYDQIIQVPVKKLVVTSTTHIPSLEALGVEKTLIGFPGLDYVSSDSIRKLINKGEITELGQNEAINTELLISLEPELVVGFAVNGNNKTYSTIERTGIPVIYNGDWTENSPLGKAEWVKFFGALYNKNEEASRYFKKVETNYKMAKNLAATAEKKPTVLSGSMYKDQWYVPYGNSWLARFIEEANASYIYKETTGSGSMALAFETVLSDAQNVDYWVAPGQFGSYVQLMEASPHYDQFKAVKEQKVYTYSSTKGETGGALFFELAPNRPDLVLRDLIAIFHPQLLPQHQFTFFKPLQ; encoded by the coding sequence GTGGAAATAAAATATGCCAAAGGTTTTTCTATTGAAAAATATGACGGGTATGACTTCCTAATAATTAAAGACCCCTGGCCTGATGCAGATAAAACTTATCGTTATTTATTGCTAAAGGAAGGCACTACAGCTCCTGCCAATCTCGCGTATGACCAGATCATTCAGGTTCCTGTGAAAAAGCTGGTTGTGACCTCTACAACTCACATCCCCTCCCTGGAAGCATTGGGAGTGGAAAAAACCCTTATAGGTTTCCCAGGACTGGATTATGTATCATCAGATAGTATTAGAAAACTCATAAATAAGGGTGAAATTACAGAGCTTGGCCAAAATGAGGCAATAAATACTGAATTATTGATTTCCCTGGAACCGGAGCTGGTGGTTGGTTTTGCCGTGAACGGAAATAACAAAACCTATAGCACTATAGAGCGAACCGGGATACCTGTGATCTATAATGGGGATTGGACAGAAAATTCTCCATTAGGCAAGGCAGAATGGGTGAAATTCTTTGGTGCTTTATATAACAAAAATGAGGAGGCCTCCAGGTATTTCAAAAAAGTAGAGACCAATTACAAGATGGCCAAAAACCTCGCTGCCACGGCAGAGAAAAAACCCACTGTTCTAAGCGGCTCCATGTATAAGGATCAATGGTATGTGCCTTATGGCAATTCCTGGCTTGCCAGGTTTATTGAGGAGGCAAATGCATCTTATATTTATAAAGAAACAACCGGGAGCGGCAGTATGGCCCTTGCTTTTGAAACCGTACTTAGCGATGCCCAAAATGTGGATTACTGGGTGGCACCGGGACAATTTGGGTCCTATGTACAGTTAATGGAAGCTTCTCCCCACTATGATCAATTTAAGGCGGTAAAGGAACAAAAGGTATATACTTATAGCAGCACAAAAGGGGAAACCGGAGGAGCTCTATTCTTTGAGTTAGCGCCCAACCGGCCAGACCTTGTACTACGGGACCTCATTGCAATATTTCACCCCCAGTTGTTGCCGCAGCACCAATTTACATTCTTTAAACCCCTGCAATAA
- a CDS encoding TonB-dependent receptor plug domain-containing protein, with product MKNIYSFFLFTILFNVFGTFAQQAPVTRLDEVRLSDSRLYKNSRSQVVTVLKDSVLRENDPLLTNVLKFNSLIFFRENGYGMVSSASFRGTTASQTAVVWNGININSQFTGQTDFNTINTTGYEDVAVRAGGGSVLYGSGAIGGSVHLNNKFRFSKNFSNTFRLDYGSFNTRLIRYSGEASSEKTSVYINAAGTASNNDFPYPVTGSFNENGDFQNMNVSAGIAHWLDENNILKFYSESYTGERGFSGTLTAPSRSKFEDVNHKNLLEWKGFYGDYTSSLKVAYLEENYKYFENRSREDHSFGNAKNYIANYDLSYRITEAISLNGIVDHRHTKGRGSSVGENTRNITAFAFLFNHDLGRFFYELSTRKEITNNYESPILYSLGAGYAVTSYYGINLNLSRNFRIPTYNDLYWSPGGNIDLDPESSYQAELGHTLKFGTFEFGLVGYIMEITNLLRWIPNRSGLWQPVNTGEVRNYGLEARSAYQTTIGNHQFSLNAIYAYTKTEDKALGRELIYVPNHKVTGSLAYTFKDFSFSYQFLHNGSIYTSSDNVYELKGYSLSNAGIAYSPPDWIL from the coding sequence ATGAAGAACATATACTCTTTTTTTCTATTTACCATCCTGTTCAATGTGTTCGGAACCTTTGCGCAGCAGGCTCCTGTTACCCGTTTGGATGAGGTTAGGCTTAGCGACAGCAGGTTATATAAGAATTCCCGCAGCCAGGTAGTAACCGTCTTAAAGGATTCTGTCCTGCGGGAAAACGATCCATTACTTACCAATGTCCTTAAATTTAATTCTCTCATCTTCTTTCGGGAAAATGGGTATGGGATGGTGTCTTCAGCATCTTTTCGCGGGACCACGGCATCCCAAACAGCAGTGGTATGGAATGGGATCAATATAAATTCTCAATTCACCGGCCAAACAGATTTTAATACGATTAACACCACCGGCTACGAAGATGTTGCAGTAAGGGCAGGAGGGGGGAGTGTGCTCTATGGCAGCGGTGCAATTGGCGGCAGTGTACATCTTAATAACAAATTCAGGTTCAGTAAGAATTTCAGCAATACCTTCAGGCTGGATTACGGCAGTTTTAATACCCGTTTAATACGCTACTCGGGTGAAGCTTCTTCAGAAAAAACCAGCGTGTACATCAATGCAGCAGGTACAGCCTCCAATAATGACTTTCCTTATCCTGTTACCGGTAGCTTTAATGAGAACGGTGATTTCCAGAATATGAATGTTAGCGCGGGAATCGCCCACTGGCTCGATGAGAATAATATACTTAAATTTTACAGCGAAAGCTATACCGGGGAAAGAGGCTTCTCGGGTACTTTAACCGCTCCTTCCCGTAGCAAATTTGAAGATGTGAACCATAAAAATCTATTGGAATGGAAAGGTTTTTATGGTGACTATACCTCTTCTCTCAAGGTAGCTTACCTGGAAGAGAATTATAAATATTTTGAAAACAGGAGCAGGGAAGACCATTCTTTTGGAAATGCAAAGAATTACATTGCCAATTACGATCTTTCCTATAGAATTACAGAGGCGATAAGCTTAAATGGAATTGTGGATCACCGGCATACAAAGGGAAGGGGTTCCAGTGTTGGAGAAAACACCAGGAACATCACCGCCTTCGCCTTTCTTTTCAATCACGATCTTGGCAGGTTCTTCTATGAGCTAAGCACCCGCAAGGAGATTACAAATAATTATGAATCACCCATCCTATACTCACTGGGAGCAGGATACGCTGTAACTTCTTATTACGGAATCAATCTCAACCTCTCCAGGAATTTCAGGATACCCACCTATAACGATCTTTATTGGAGCCCCGGGGGAAATATAGATCTGGATCCTGAAAGTTCTTACCAGGCCGAGCTGGGGCATACTCTAAAATTTGGCACATTTGAATTTGGGTTGGTGGGTTACATTATGGAAATAACAAACCTCCTGCGATGGATCCCCAATAGATCTGGCCTATGGCAACCGGTCAATACCGGCGAAGTAAGAAATTATGGGCTGGAGGCAAGAAGCGCCTACCAAACCACAATTGGCAACCATCAGTTTAGTTTAAATGCCATATACGCCTATACTAAAACTGAAGATAAGGCGCTTGGCAGGGAGCTTATTTATGTCCCCAACCATAAAGTTACAGGGTCCCTGGCTTACACTTTCAAGGACTTTTCATTTTCGTATCAATTCCTTCATAACGGAAGCATATATACCTCATCTGATAATGTATATGAGTTGAAAGGATATTCCCTTTCCAACGCAGGAATAGCCTATTCCCCTCCAGACTGGATTTTATAA
- a CDS encoding YncE family protein, protein MKINNFLSLAIAAVALFTSCQSDDAINNMPEPVAEEEFSNGIFILNEGNFGGGNSSVAFVDEEHSEVSLNVFSEANAGMALGDVAQSMGFYEDYAFIVVNVSNKIEIVNRNTFEHVATIDEGLENPRFLTFSNGFAYVTNWGDGSNPEDDFVAVIDIDSFTILENIAVEEGPEAIVEANGILYVAHLGGFSFNDKISVINTANNTVEETIIVGDRPNSLEITNNSLWVATGGLPSYAEQETAGKIVRIDLATGEIEEELFFPNPTDHPANLRIDNDIIYYTLNGDVYSFTAGAEDLPVIPFLEMAEVASLYGFEVEEGYIYAASANADFTGDGDLYIYDATNGSLINDFKVGINPNGIYFNQ, encoded by the coding sequence ATGAAAATCAATAATTTTTTAAGTCTGGCCATTGCAGCTGTAGCACTCTTCACCTCCTGTCAAAGCGATGATGCTATAAATAACATGCCTGAACCTGTAGCAGAGGAGGAATTTTCCAATGGGATCTTTATTTTAAATGAAGGGAATTTTGGTGGGGGAAATTCCTCGGTAGCCTTTGTAGATGAAGAGCATTCAGAGGTGTCCCTAAACGTATTTTCTGAAGCAAATGCCGGTATGGCCCTGGGAGATGTTGCACAAAGTATGGGTTTTTATGAAGACTATGCTTTTATAGTAGTGAATGTTTCCAATAAAATAGAGATAGTCAACCGTAATACCTTTGAACATGTAGCTACCATTGATGAGGGGTTGGAAAATCCACGCTTCCTGACATTTTCAAATGGATTTGCTTATGTCACCAATTGGGGAGACGGCTCCAATCCAGAGGATGATTTCGTAGCTGTAATTGATATAGATTCTTTCACCATCCTTGAAAATATAGCAGTTGAGGAAGGTCCAGAAGCGATAGTTGAGGCCAATGGCATTTTATATGTGGCACATTTAGGAGGCTTTTCATTCAACGATAAAATTTCAGTGATCAACACTGCAAATAATACAGTTGAAGAAACGATCATTGTAGGGGACAGGCCGAATTCTCTTGAAATAACTAATAATTCCCTATGGGTAGCAACAGGAGGATTACCATCTTATGCAGAGCAGGAAACTGCAGGGAAGATAGTAAGAATTGACCTCGCAACGGGTGAGATTGAAGAAGAACTTTTTTTTCCTAATCCAACAGATCATCCGGCCAATTTAAGAATTGACAATGATATTATTTATTATACCCTGAATGGGGATGTCTATTCCTTTACTGCCGGAGCCGAAGATTTGCCCGTAATTCCATTTCTTGAGATGGCTGAAGTGGCGAGCTTATATGGTTTTGAAGTGGAGGAAGGATATATTTATGCAGCAAGTGCAAATGCCGATTTCACAGGGGACGGGGATCTTTATATTTACGATGCTACAAATGGCTCACTTATTAATGATTTCAAAGTGGGTATTAACCCCAATGGCATTTATTTTAACCAGTAA